The following proteins are encoded in a genomic region of Sorangiineae bacterium MSr12523:
- a CDS encoding bifunctional serine/threonine-protein kinase/formylglycine-generating enzyme family protein, with protein sequence MTMTRPSDPLHLTGQVVAEKYRIEEAVGEGGFAIVYRAIHTIWNKPVAIKFFHGLAASRLDQRELFMQAFVQEGALLTELSSQTASIVQARDIGTYISPQGHWVPFMVLEWLDGLSLDDVLLREREVGMPPWTIAEMMGVLTPVANALDIAHMRGIAHRDIKPANLFVVGAEPRSGRATIKVLDFGVAKMMADNTQLQAALAKTGASVKSFSPAYGAPEQFSRTYGATGPWTDVFALALVGLEMLRGAPVLEGDDLVQLAMTSSDVKRRPTPRTLGIPVSDAVEQVFSKALAVQPTERYARAGEFLDALVMATRGPSAYALPDDPSLRATVASVPTPLPVAPLPPLPPLPHVSTGSGAVLVSQTPGPIPAPTPASKSKLGLLLGAGAAVVGAGALTAFFTLGQKPARSEPPVSSASVPAVPAPAPAPEPVCPANMAKIPAGQFFMGSDRKDAQANEKPSHNVKLGAFCMDLYEVTAKDYKACSDVGKCRRASAEVDWPDITRADKKLYASLCTIADPAKGDHPINCIGWEMAATYCKAQDKRLPTEAEWEYMARGPDGRMYPWGDEEPTAGHLNACGSECVAWGKSHGVALEPLYRADDGYATTAPVGKFPAGNSRFGPFDVVGNVWEWTADWYGDYKADDLENPTGPASGEKKVIRGGAFNGSFASWLIPSFRYAQDPKAQSHGIGFRCAKAL encoded by the coding sequence ATGACGATGACCCGGCCCAGCGACCCGCTCCACCTCACGGGACAAGTGGTGGCGGAGAAATATCGGATCGAAGAAGCCGTCGGCGAGGGCGGCTTTGCCATCGTCTACCGGGCGATCCACACGATTTGGAACAAGCCGGTTGCCATCAAGTTCTTCCACGGCCTTGCCGCCTCCCGGCTCGACCAGCGCGAGCTGTTCATGCAGGCCTTCGTGCAAGAGGGCGCGCTCCTCACGGAGCTGAGCAGCCAAACCGCGAGCATCGTGCAAGCGCGCGATATCGGAACGTACATTTCGCCGCAGGGCCACTGGGTGCCGTTCATGGTGCTCGAATGGCTCGACGGACTGTCGCTCGACGATGTGCTGCTGCGCGAGCGCGAGGTGGGCATGCCTCCGTGGACGATCGCGGAGATGATGGGCGTGCTCACGCCCGTGGCCAACGCCCTGGACATCGCGCACATGCGCGGCATCGCGCACCGCGACATCAAGCCGGCCAACCTGTTCGTGGTGGGGGCCGAGCCACGCAGCGGTCGCGCGACCATCAAGGTGCTCGACTTCGGCGTCGCCAAGATGATGGCCGACAACACGCAGCTGCAGGCTGCGTTGGCCAAGACGGGGGCGAGCGTCAAGTCGTTCAGCCCCGCATACGGAGCGCCCGAGCAATTCAGCCGAACCTACGGTGCTACGGGCCCCTGGACCGACGTGTTCGCGCTCGCGTTGGTGGGCCTCGAAATGCTGCGCGGGGCGCCCGTTCTCGAGGGCGACGATCTCGTGCAGCTCGCCATGACCTCCTCCGACGTGAAGCGGCGTCCGACGCCGCGCACCTTGGGCATTCCCGTGTCGGATGCCGTCGAGCAGGTGTTCTCGAAGGCGCTGGCCGTTCAGCCGACGGAGCGTTACGCCCGCGCGGGCGAGTTCCTCGACGCGCTCGTGATGGCGACACGCGGGCCGTCGGCGTACGCGTTGCCCGATGATCCGAGCCTTCGCGCGACGGTCGCGTCCGTACCGACGCCGCTGCCCGTGGCTCCTCTGCCTCCGTTGCCTCCTCTGCCGCACGTCTCGACGGGATCGGGCGCGGTGCTCGTCTCGCAGACCCCGGGGCCGATCCCCGCACCGACGCCCGCGTCGAAGAGCAAGTTGGGGCTCCTGCTCGGTGCGGGCGCGGCCGTCGTCGGTGCCGGTGCGCTCACGGCGTTTTTCACCCTGGGGCAAAAGCCCGCGCGCTCCGAGCCGCCCGTGTCGAGTGCTTCGGTGCCCGCCGTTCCTGCGCCGGCACCGGCGCCCGAACCCGTGTGTCCGGCCAACATGGCGAAGATCCCTGCGGGCCAGTTCTTCATGGGCTCGGACCGCAAGGATGCGCAAGCGAACGAAAAGCCATCGCACAACGTCAAACTCGGTGCATTCTGCATGGATCTCTACGAGGTGACGGCGAAGGATTACAAAGCCTGTTCGGATGTTGGCAAATGCCGCCGGGCCTCCGCCGAGGTCGATTGGCCGGACATCACCCGCGCGGACAAAAAGCTCTACGCGTCGTTGTGCACCATCGCCGATCCCGCGAAGGGCGATCACCCGATCAACTGCATCGGCTGGGAGATGGCGGCGACCTATTGCAAGGCGCAGGACAAGCGCCTACCCACCGAGGCCGAGTGGGAATACATGGCGCGCGGCCCCGATGGACGCATGTACCCGTGGGGCGACGAAGAGCCCACCGCCGGGCACTTGAACGCGTGCGGATCGGAATGCGTGGCGTGGGGCAAGTCCCACGGCGTTGCCTTGGAGCCGCTTTACCGCGCCGACGACGGCTACGCCACCACGGCCCCCGTTGGGAAATTCCCCGCCGGCAATTCGCGATTCGGTCCCTTCGACGTGGTGGGCAACGTCTGGGAATGGACCGCCGACTGGTACGGCGACTACAAAGCGGACGATCTCGAAAACCCGACGGGTCCCGCATCCGGCGAAAAGAAGGTGATCCGAGGCGGCGCCTTCAATGGCAGTTTCGCCAGCTGGCTCATTCCCTCTTTCCGCTACGCGCAAGACCCCAAGGCCCAGAGCCACGGCATCGGCTTCCGCTGCGCGAAGGCTCTGTAG
- a CDS encoding MFS transporter: protein MLETARDTLFLEKVPLRHLPWMYMAIAALSVVLVVFPRSGGRSESKSEAKRAWLGAGLGAAALGTAVFGVFASGSVRGFYYALYLWSGLVGATAVTQFWSTMARLFTMGEAKRVYARINLGGILGGVSGAALARGLFLVAPARALLFLSAATFAGAGILSVLSATRAAAAVAPEPETQTSQKAVQPALFRDVFDNMYLRRIGAMALTATITLTLLDYVFKRGLVARVPPENLGGTLASVALATNVCSAIGQSFLVPRIIRTHGAVGSLTVFPVLLLAGAVGGTLGPAVALSVAMRLVDGTLRFSLHRTAVELLFVPVKESIRTRAKTLMDVVTQRGGQALASVAILLLPTQIPLRVLTAVLAVGSAIWIYLVQRLRAPHVELFRAMVEEGSITTRVKLPPLDLTSVEVLVGALSSADDNEVITAMEVLADRNKVPLIPTLILYHPSARVVIRAFEIFIAANRRDAGTFAWRLVNHENPDIRVRAVHAAAALAFDAERVRAQLRDPDTGVRATAMVELWGRGLQNEEDIAWVKTIFAEGGDVRAQGAILTALSTTRARPLLLAALPLAQCGDLEIKAAIARALETDPAPEAMPALISMLEHHRTREPARRALVAAKTQALEALQAALENPNMAREVLVHVPRSISRFEPDRAMPILLRVLETHPDGTVRYKALRGLGRLVANGAKVDVDIPRLMPLFERNLGQAHLTLAWYESLMDATTSDDGLKAEHELLATLLIEQVVHALERIFRLIGLTNPGEDWEQVVAALKSKNARMHDSARELVENVVDEPLRGSLVPLLDAMRASVESRRSLVRVPIGDSGLAALLDEMVRGSDRTVRSIAAHYAARLQAAQAS, encoded by the coding sequence ATGCTGGAAACGGCGCGCGACACGCTCTTTCTCGAAAAAGTTCCGCTTCGGCATTTGCCGTGGATGTACATGGCCATCGCTGCGCTCTCGGTGGTCCTGGTGGTGTTTCCCCGGAGCGGCGGCAGGTCGGAGAGCAAGTCGGAGGCCAAGCGGGCGTGGCTCGGGGCAGGCCTTGGTGCGGCGGCGCTCGGCACCGCGGTCTTCGGGGTTTTCGCCTCCGGATCGGTGCGTGGATTCTATTACGCGCTGTACCTGTGGTCGGGGCTCGTAGGGGCCACCGCGGTCACCCAATTTTGGTCGACGATGGCGCGCCTTTTCACCATGGGCGAGGCCAAGCGCGTGTACGCCCGTATCAATCTGGGCGGAATTCTCGGCGGGGTCTCCGGCGCAGCGCTCGCGCGGGGGCTCTTTTTGGTCGCGCCCGCCCGCGCGCTGCTTTTTCTCTCGGCGGCGACGTTCGCGGGGGCGGGCATTCTCTCGGTCCTTTCGGCAACGCGCGCGGCGGCTGCCGTGGCGCCCGAGCCGGAGACGCAGACCAGCCAAAAGGCCGTGCAGCCGGCGCTGTTTCGCGACGTGTTCGACAACATGTACCTGCGGCGCATCGGGGCGATGGCGCTCACCGCGACCATCACGCTCACCCTGCTCGACTACGTCTTCAAGCGGGGCCTCGTCGCGCGCGTGCCCCCGGAAAATTTGGGCGGGACGCTGGCCAGCGTGGCGTTGGCCACGAATGTGTGCAGTGCGATCGGTCAGAGCTTTCTCGTTCCCCGCATCATCCGCACGCACGGTGCGGTGGGCTCGCTCACCGTGTTTCCCGTGCTTTTGCTCGCCGGCGCGGTGGGCGGCACGCTCGGGCCTGCGGTGGCCCTGTCGGTGGCCATGCGCCTCGTGGACGGCACCTTGCGATTTTCGCTGCACCGCACGGCCGTGGAGCTGCTCTTCGTGCCGGTGAAAGAGTCGATTCGCACCCGCGCGAAAACCCTGATGGACGTGGTCACCCAACGCGGAGGGCAGGCCTTGGCCTCGGTGGCGATCTTGCTCCTGCCCACGCAAATCCCGCTCCGCGTCCTGACCGCGGTGCTTGCGGTGGGGTCGGCCATCTGGATCTACCTCGTGCAGCGACTGCGCGCACCCCACGTGGAGCTTTTTCGCGCCATGGTGGAAGAGGGCTCCATCACGACGCGCGTGAAGCTGCCTCCCCTCGATCTGACGAGCGTCGAGGTTCTCGTGGGTGCGTTGAGCAGCGCCGACGACAACGAGGTCATCACGGCGATGGAAGTCCTTGCCGACCGGAACAAGGTGCCGCTCATACCTACGCTCATTTTGTACCATCCGAGCGCGCGCGTGGTGATCCGCGCGTTCGAGATCTTCATCGCGGCCAACCGGCGCGATGCGGGCACCTTTGCCTGGCGCTTGGTCAACCACGAGAACCCCGACATCCGGGTGCGCGCGGTGCATGCGGCGGCGGCGCTCGCTTTCGATGCCGAGCGAGTGCGCGCGCAATTGCGCGATCCCGATACCGGAGTGCGCGCAACGGCCATGGTGGAGCTCTGGGGGCGCGGACTGCAGAACGAAGAGGACATCGCGTGGGTGAAGACCATCTTCGCGGAAGGCGGTGATGTGCGCGCGCAGGGGGCCATTCTGACGGCGCTGTCCACGACCCGCGCGCGTCCGCTGCTGCTCGCCGCCCTGCCGCTTGCTCAATGCGGCGATCTCGAAATCAAGGCGGCCATCGCCCGCGCGCTGGAGACCGATCCGGCACCGGAGGCGATGCCCGCGCTCATCTCCATGCTGGAGCACCACCGCACGCGGGAGCCGGCGCGGCGGGCGCTGGTTGCCGCGAAGACGCAGGCGCTCGAGGCGCTCCAGGCCGCGCTCGAGAACCCGAACATGGCGCGCGAGGTGCTCGTGCACGTGCCGCGATCCATCAGCCGGTTCGAGCCCGATCGGGCGATGCCCATTCTGCTGCGCGTCCTCGAAACGCACCCCGATGGGACCGTTCGCTACAAAGCGCTTCGCGGCCTCGGTCGCCTGGTCGCCAATGGCGCCAAAGTCGACGTCGACATTCCGCGGCTGATGCCGCTGTTCGAGCGCAACCTGGGGCAGGCCCACCTGACGCTGGCGTGGTACGAGAGCCTCATGGACGCGACCACGTCCGACGACGGATTGAAGGCCGAGCACGAGCTGCTCGCCACCTTGCTCATCGAGCAGGTGGTGCACGCGCTCGAGCGCATTTTCCGCCTGATCGGGCTCACCAATCCAGGAGAAGACTGGGAGCAAGTCGTCGCGGCGCTCAAGAGCAAGAACGCGCGCATGCACGACAGCGCGCGCGAGCTCGTGGAAAATGTCGTGGACGAGCCACTCCGCGGGAGCCTCGTGCCCTTGCTCGATGCGATGCGCGCTTCGGTCGAGTCGCGGCGTTCCCTCGTCCGCGTGCCCATCGGCGACAGCGGCCTCGCCGCCCTGCTGGACGAAATGGTCCGCGGCAGCGATCGCACCGTGCGGTCCATCGCCGCCCACTATGCCGCACGCTTGCAGGCAGCCCAGGCCAGCTGA